In one Agathobacter rectalis ATCC 33656 genomic region, the following are encoded:
- a CDS encoding ABC transporter permease, which yields MGKYIVKRVILAIFTIFIISLITFFAMNAIPGGPFNSEKAKSPAVMKELEARYGLDQPLIVQYKNYMAGVLHGDFGVSLKTDRPISDIIGESFPISAKLGLLAALTAIVFGVVLGSIAALMRNRWPDRVIVFFVTLITSMPSFVIATLLLYFFCIKLGVVQAFSSGSNMILLPVLSLSLSPMAYITRLTKTSMLDALGQDYIRTAKAKGVHQYKIIFVHALRNALIPVITYVGPMIGGILTGSMVIESIFNIGGLGSKFVSCITNRDYTMIMATTLFLAVIMVGANLITDIVYKVIDPRIKLD from the coding sequence ATGGGTAAGTACATTGTAAAGAGAGTTATTCTCGCTATTTTTACAATCTTCATTATCAGTCTTATTACATTCTTTGCCATGAATGCAATTCCGGGTGGTCCATTCAATTCGGAGAAGGCAAAGAGTCCGGCGGTAATGAAAGAGCTTGAGGCACGCTACGGACTGGATCAGCCACTTATAGTCCAGTACAAGAATTACATGGCAGGCGTGCTGCACGGAGATTTCGGTGTTAGTCTTAAGACAGACCGTCCGATCTCAGATATCATCGGGGAGAGCTTCCCGATTTCAGCGAAGCTTGGACTCTTAGCGGCGCTCACTGCGATAGTATTCGGAGTGGTGCTCGGTTCGATAGCAGCGCTGATGCGAAACAGGTGGCCGGATCGAGTTATAGTATTCTTCGTCACACTGATTACGTCGATGCCGTCATTTGTCATCGCTACGTTATTACTTTATTTCTTCTGTATAAAGCTTGGCGTGGTGCAGGCTTTCAGCTCAGGAAGCAACATGATATTACTTCCGGTGCTGTCACTGTCACTTTCACCGATGGCATATATTACAAGACTTACAAAGACTTCAATGCTTGATGCACTCGGACAGGATTACATCCGTACGGCAAAGGCCAAGGGTGTACATCAGTACAAGATTATATTTGTACATGCGCTTCGTAATGCGCTCATTCCGGTCATCACATATGTGGGACCTATGATTGGTGGTATCCTCACAGGTTCAATGGTTATTGAGAGTATTTTCAATATCGGAGGACTCGGTTCCAAGTTCGTAAGCTGTATCACAAACCGTGATTACACAATGATTATGGCCACAACACTTTTCCTTGCTGTCATCATGGTAGGCGCGAACCTCATTACAGATATTGTATACAAAGTGATTGATCCACGTATTAAGCTTGATTAA
- a CDS encoding ABC transporter permease: MKDNMKRAPFSTQIDLSKFNMKDFAKASDEEKRQQEVMGESTTFFKDGLKRLRKNPLAMGSIIVLVLLILVILLAPKIVPYGYADIVKGAQNLGPFQYSDAEQAQIDAGEKLFPHIFGTDELGRDYFIRVVYGARVSLGVGVFASLLVLIIGIIYGSVSGFCGGKVDMVMMRIVDIIYSLPDMLLIILLAVVLNEVLTPVIKGTVLSKLGVNMIALFIVFGLLYWVGMARLIRGQILTIKQNEYILAAKCIGTSSARTIRKHILPNCLSVIIITTALQIPSAIFTESYLSFIGLGVSAPMPSLGSLANTARGGLQSYPLRLIFPALTICIIVLTLNLIGDGLRDAFDPKLSK; encoded by the coding sequence ATGAAAGATAATATGAAGAGAGCTCCTTTCTCCACACAGATTGACCTTAGCAAGTTCAATATGAAGGATTTTGCCAAGGCATCAGATGAAGAGAAACGCCAGCAGGAGGTTATGGGTGAGTCAACTACCTTCTTTAAGGATGGTCTTAAGAGACTCCGTAAAAATCCACTGGCTATGGGTTCTATTATAGTTTTGGTTTTACTTATTTTGGTTATTCTTCTGGCACCAAAGATTGTGCCTTACGGCTATGCAGATATCGTTAAGGGTGCACAGAACTTAGGACCTTTCCAGTACAGCGATGCTGAGCAGGCACAGATTGATGCAGGTGAGAAGCTGTTCCCGCACATTTTTGGCACAGATGAGCTCGGAAGAGACTATTTTATCCGTGTTGTTTACGGAGCTCGTGTTTCGCTGGGAGTCGGTGTGTTTGCATCACTGCTTGTGCTTATAATCGGTATCATTTACGGTTCCGTATCAGGCTTCTGCGGTGGCAAGGTAGATATGGTTATGATGAGAATAGTAGATATCATTTATTCATTGCCGGATATGCTGCTCATCATTTTACTCGCAGTTGTATTAAATGAGGTGCTGACACCTGTAATAAAGGGTACAGTGCTTTCAAAGCTCGGTGTCAACATGATTGCACTTTTCATAGTGTTTGGATTGCTTTACTGGGTAGGAATGGCAAGACTTATAAGAGGTCAGATTCTTACCATTAAGCAGAATGAGTACATTCTCGCAGCAAAGTGTATCGGAACATCATCAGCCCGCACTATCAGAAAACACATTTTACCGAACTGTCTGTCAGTAATCATCATTACTACAGCGCTTCAGATACCATCAGCCATCTTTACTGAGAGTTATCTGTCATTTATCGGACTTGGTGTTTCGGCTCCTATGCCTTCACTTGGTTCGTTGGCAAATACAGCGCGTGGCGGACTCCAGAGCTACCCATTGCGTCTTATTTTTCCGGCGCTTACGATTTGTATCATTGTTCTTACATTGAATCTTATCGGTGACGGCTTAAGAGATGCATTTGACCCTAAATTATCGAAATAG
- a CDS encoding ABC transporter ATP-binding protein: MEDNKFVLEVSDLHTTFKTDNGDVSAVNGVSFKLEPGKTLGIVGESGSGKSVTAYSIMQILAENGAITGGSVKYKGEDITKWNKKKMADFRGKCCSIIFQDPMTSLNPVFTVGYQLEEAVLLHTDRTKKEAKERAIEMLTLVGVNEPEKRVNQYPHELSGGMRQRVMIAMALACEPDILIADEPTTALDVTIQAQILELMQSLQEKLGMAIIMVTHDLGVIASMCDEIIVMYGGRVCERGTADAIFYSPAHEYTKGLLRSIPTKTNSKTRLVPIGGTPINMLNMPDGCAFCPRCDAAMKICLTEKPEEIWVGEDHLASCWMNIKNMMEEGKSNE; encoded by the coding sequence ATGGAAGATAATAAGTTTGTTCTTGAAGTATCTGATCTGCACACTACCTTCAAGACCGATAACGGAGACGTATCAGCTGTAAACGGTGTCAGCTTTAAGCTTGAGCCGGGAAAGACTCTTGGAATCGTAGGAGAGTCAGGATCAGGAAAGTCAGTTACAGCATATTCAATCATGCAGATTCTTGCTGAGAATGGTGCCATCACAGGCGGCTCAGTAAAATATAAGGGTGAGGATATCACCAAATGGAACAAAAAGAAAATGGCAGATTTCAGAGGAAAATGCTGTTCAATCATTTTCCAGGATCCTATGACATCGCTTAATCCGGTATTTACGGTAGGCTACCAGCTTGAGGAGGCAGTGCTTCTTCACACAGACCGTACAAAGAAGGAAGCAAAAGAGCGTGCTATAGAGATGCTCACACTTGTAGGCGTTAATGAGCCTGAGAAGCGTGTAAATCAGTACCCTCATGAGCTTTCCGGTGGTATGAGACAGCGTGTCATGATAGCTATGGCATTAGCCTGTGAGCCGGATATCCTTATCGCAGATGAGCCGACAACAGCTCTTGATGTGACTATCCAGGCACAGATTCTTGAGCTTATGCAGTCATTGCAGGAAAAGCTCGGCATGGCCATCATCATGGTTACACATGATCTGGGTGTCATTGCTTCAATGTGTGATGAGATCATAGTTATGTACGGCGGCCGTGTGTGTGAGAGAGGAACAGCAGATGCCATATTCTACAGCCCGGCGCATGAGTACACAAAGGGACTGCTTCGTTCAATCCCTACAAAGACCAATTCAAAAACCAGGCTTGTTCCTATCGGAGGCACACCAATCAATATGCTCAACATGCCAGATGGTTGTGCATTCTGCCCTCGCTGTGATGCCGCTATGAAGATATGTCTCACCGAAAAGCCGGAGGAAATCTGGGTTGGAGAGGATCATCTCGCATCATGCTGGATGAATATTAAGAATATGATGGAGGAGGGAAAATCAAATGAGTAA
- a CDS encoding ABC transporter ATP-binding protein, which produces MSNETNNNEYLLKVDHLKQYFPVHDGFKKMELKAVDDVSFAIKPGETLGLVGESGCGKTTVGRTLLRLYQPTAGRIEFDGNVLFDSEKKIDVNMHPYRKQMQMVFQDPYSSLNPRMTVEDIIGEPLDVHKLYNSKKERHEMIMDLMETVGLNADHATRYAHEFSGGQRQRIGIARALAVDPKFIVCDEPVSALDVSIQAQVVNMFEDLQKERGLSYLFIAHDLLVVQHISDRIAVMYLGHMMELADADELMDNPIHPYTQSLLSAVPIPDPETARHSKRIVLEGDVPSPLRMPSGCPFRSRCKYATEQCAAARPELTDRGNGHMVACFNR; this is translated from the coding sequence ATGAGTAATGAGACAAATAACAACGAGTACCTGCTCAAGGTAGACCATTTGAAGCAGTATTTCCCTGTTCATGACGGATTTAAAAAGATGGAATTAAAGGCAGTCGATGATGTGTCATTTGCCATAAAGCCGGGTGAGACGCTTGGACTTGTTGGCGAGTCAGGCTGTGGAAAGACAACCGTAGGACGTACTCTTTTACGTCTGTACCAGCCGACAGCTGGACGCATTGAGTTCGACGGCAATGTTTTGTTTGACAGTGAGAAGAAGATAGATGTGAATATGCATCCTTACCGTAAGCAGATGCAGATGGTATTCCAGGATCCGTATTCATCACTCAACCCTCGTATGACGGTTGAGGATATCATCGGAGAGCCTCTCGATGTGCACAAGCTCTATAATAGCAAGAAAGAGCGCCATGAGATGATTATGGATCTCATGGAGACAGTTGGACTAAACGCAGACCATGCCACACGTTATGCACATGAGTTTTCGGGTGGACAGAGACAGCGTATCGGAATAGCAAGAGCGCTTGCAGTAGATCCGAAGTTTATCGTATGTGATGAGCCGGTATCGGCACTTGATGTTTCAATTCAGGCTCAGGTAGTCAACATGTTTGAGGATCTGCAGAAGGAGAGAGGGTTATCATACCTGTTTATAGCGCACGATCTGCTTGTAGTGCAGCATATCTCTGATAGAATAGCTGTTATGTACTTAGGTCATATGATGGAGCTTGCAGATGCGGATGAGCTGATGGACAATCCAATCCATCCGTACACACAGTCGTTGCTTTCAGCGGTTCCGATCCCGGATCCTGAGACTGCCAGACACAGCAAGCGAATCGTGCTTGAGGGAGATGTTCCTTCGCCTCTTCGCATGCCTAGCGGCTGTCCATTCCGTTCGCGTTGTAAATATGCGACAGAACAGTGTGCAGCAGCACGTCCGGAGCTTACAGACAGAGGAAACGGACATATGGTTGCATGCTTCAACCGCTAA